The Candidatus Phaeomarinobacter ectocarpi genome includes a region encoding these proteins:
- the panB gene encoding 3-methyl-2-oxobutanoate hydroxymethyltransferase, whose translation MSVQNTIRRKTVPQIRNSKNNTPVVCLTAYHAHTARLVDPYVDLLLVGDSLGMVMHGMENTLGVSLELMILHGKAVMRGADQAVVVVDMPFGTYEESPQIAFRNASRVIHETGCTAIKLEGGARMAETIHFLSERGIPVMAHIGLTPQSVQTMGGYKTQGRTTDEWAALEEDARAVAEAGAFSVVLEGIAEPLAARITGQIDVPTIGIGASPACDGQILVLEDMLGLNPSPAKFVKEFASLGAAIEGAAEAYAKEVRSRHFPAKEHTYAMKK comes from the coding sequence ATGTCCGTTCAAAACACAATTCGCCGTAAAACCGTTCCGCAGATCCGGAACTCAAAGAACAACACGCCGGTGGTGTGCCTGACGGCGTATCATGCCCATACGGCCCGCCTGGTGGACCCGTATGTTGACCTGCTGCTGGTGGGCGACAGCCTCGGCATGGTCATGCACGGGATGGAAAACACGCTCGGCGTCTCGCTCGAGCTCATGATCCTGCACGGCAAGGCTGTGATGCGCGGGGCGGATCAGGCGGTGGTCGTCGTGGACATGCCCTTTGGTACCTATGAAGAGAGCCCTCAGATCGCATTCCGCAATGCGTCACGGGTAATCCATGAAACCGGCTGCACGGCCATCAAGCTTGAAGGTGGGGCCCGCATGGCGGAAACCATCCATTTCCTGTCAGAGCGCGGAATTCCCGTCATGGCTCATATCGGCCTGACGCCCCAAAGTGTGCAGACCATGGGCGGGTACAAGACCCAGGGCCGGACCACCGATGAGTGGGCCGCTCTGGAAGAAGACGCCCGCGCCGTGGCAGAAGCTGGCGCATTCTCTGTGGTTCTTGAGGGTATAGCCGAGCCCCTGGCCGCGCGCATAACCGGGCAGATTGACGTGCCGACAATCGGCATCGGTGCTTCCCCCGCCTGTGATGGCCAGATTCTGGTGCTGGAAGACATGCTGGGTCTCAACCCCAGCCCGGCCAAATTCGTCAAGGAGTTTGCCAGCCTGGGGGCTGCCATCGAGGGCGCGGCGGAGGCCTACGCAAAAGAAGTCCGCTCGCGCCATTTTCCTGCCAAGGAACACACCTACGCCATGAAGAAGTAG
- a CDS encoding RsmB/NOP family class I SAM-dependent RNA methyltransferase has translation MTPAARVAAAIEIVEEIEQALRPADDVVRQWGRSHRFAGSKDRRAISTQVYSVLRRRGYYANEVGEQPRALVIADLVLGEGKAPQEVAALFSGEGHAPPPLSDDEHTLIRTLTSADQAGLPSYDVPAFLLPQLEAAFGDDLDKALAALDRPASLDLRVNTLKTSREDAAAALAAVNIETSPTPHAPTGLRVSGNHMIAGTIAFKEGLIEPMDEGSQLAAALVDAKPGMQVMDLCAGGGGKTLAIAAAMQNKGQIYATDTDARRLGNLAPRMKRADARNIQPMKWPQDSNFGELTGKCDRVLIDVPCSGTGAWRRHPEQKWRVTAEEIEKLTKTQDALLRTASNLVKPGGRLVYVTCSVLPSENEERIDAFLSSNAGFKAVFGESDPAPAGEFGLRLAPHSHGTDGFFVCRLERTSTP, from the coding sequence TTGACGCCAGCAGCCCGCGTTGCGGCAGCAATCGAGATTGTAGAAGAAATCGAGCAGGCTCTGCGGCCCGCCGATGATGTTGTGCGCCAGTGGGGCCGCAGCCATCGCTTTGCCGGATCAAAAGACCGGCGCGCAATTTCCACACAGGTCTATTCCGTTCTCCGCAGGCGTGGCTACTACGCCAATGAGGTTGGAGAGCAGCCCCGGGCGCTGGTGATTGCTGACCTGGTGCTGGGCGAAGGCAAGGCCCCCCAGGAAGTCGCCGCGTTGTTCTCAGGCGAAGGCCACGCCCCGCCGCCACTCAGCGATGACGAACACACCTTGATCCGGACTCTGACCAGTGCAGACCAGGCGGGATTGCCGTCTTACGATGTGCCCGCGTTCCTGCTGCCGCAGCTTGAAGCAGCGTTTGGTGATGATCTGGATAAGGCGCTCGCAGCCCTTGACCGTCCCGCGTCCCTTGATCTGCGCGTCAATACCCTCAAGACAAGCCGTGAAGACGCTGCTGCCGCGCTCGCTGCCGTCAACATTGAGACCTCGCCCACACCCCATGCGCCCACTGGCCTGCGGGTGTCAGGCAATCACATGATTGCCGGCACCATTGCCTTCAAGGAAGGCCTGATTGAGCCGATGGACGAAGGCTCGCAGCTCGCCGCTGCGTTGGTCGATGCGAAGCCCGGCATGCAGGTGATGGACTTGTGTGCAGGCGGTGGTGGCAAGACGTTGGCCATTGCAGCCGCAATGCAGAACAAGGGTCAGATATACGCAACCGACACCGATGCACGCCGTCTTGGCAATCTTGCTCCGCGTATGAAGCGAGCGGATGCCCGTAACATCCAACCCATGAAATGGCCGCAGGACAGCAACTTCGGTGAGCTGACCGGCAAATGCGACCGTGTGCTGATTGATGTGCCTTGTTCCGGGACCGGCGCATGGCGCCGCCACCCCGAGCAGAAGTGGCGTGTGACAGCAGAAGAAATCGAAAAGCTCACCAAGACGCAGGATGCGCTCCTGCGCACCGCGTCCAATCTCGTAAAACCTGGCGGACGACTGGTCTATGTGACCTGCTCGGTTTTACCTTCAGAGAATGAAGAGCGGATCGACGCATTCCTGTCCTCCAACGCAGGCTTCAAAGCTGTTTTTGGCGAATCTGATCCTGCACCTGCGGGCGAATTCGGACTTCGCCTTGCCCCACATTCGCATGGCACAGATGGATTTTTCGTCTGCCGCCTTGAACGCACATCAACGCCATAA
- a CDS encoding SDR family NAD(P)-dependent oxidoreductase, with protein MAGQFENKTVLITGASRGIGYAVALAFAREGAHVIAVARTEGALEELDDAIQSEGGSATLVPLDLTDYEGVDRLGAALFERWGKLDVLIGNAGDLGVISPIGHVQPKDWHKAIDINVNANWRLLRSMDPLLQAADAGRAVFVTSGAAQKCNPFWGPYAVSKAALEALVKTYAAESANTNVRANLLSPGPVRTAMRAKAMPGEDPGTLPHPNDVAGLFLEMSRPDFTENGVTRRFTP; from the coding sequence ATGGCCGGACAATTTGAAAACAAGACTGTCCTCATCACCGGGGCATCACGGGGTATTGGCTATGCGGTCGCCCTCGCCTTCGCCCGCGAAGGGGCTCATGTGATTGCGGTCGCCCGGACTGAAGGCGCCCTTGAGGAACTGGATGACGCCATCCAATCGGAAGGCGGGTCTGCCACTTTGGTGCCTTTGGACCTTACGGACTATGAGGGCGTTGACCGGCTGGGTGCGGCACTCTTTGAGCGCTGGGGCAAGCTCGATGTCCTGATTGGCAATGCCGGTGATCTAGGTGTGATTTCACCGATTGGTCATGTGCAACCGAAGGACTGGCACAAGGCCATCGACATCAATGTGAATGCCAACTGGCGGCTGCTGCGGTCCATGGACCCGCTGCTGCAGGCAGCTGACGCCGGGCGTGCGGTGTTTGTGACGTCCGGTGCCGCACAAAAGTGCAATCCTTTCTGGGGGCCCTATGCGGTGTCCAAAGCAGCGCTGGAGGCACTGGTCAAAACCTATGCAGCAGAGTCTGCAAACACCAATGTGCGCGCAAACCTTCTGAGCCCGGGGCCTGTGCGCACCGCCATGCGTGCCAAGGCAATGCCGGGTGAAGACCCTGGCACGCTTCCACACCCCAACGATGTTGCGGGTCTTTTTCTGGAAATGTCGCGGCCTGACTTTACCGAGAATGGCGTCACCCGCCGCTTCACACCCTAG
- the der gene encoding ribosome biogenesis GTPase Der, with product MSFTLAIVGRPNVGKSTLFNRLVGKRLALVDDTPGVTRDRREGTAELGDMTFTVIDTAGFEDAGGDVLPARMRRQTEAAIEGADVCLFLVDARAGLTPLDEEIGRILRKGETPVILAANKCEGKAAEAGRMEAFRLGMGEPLGISAEHGEGTSDLYQALLPFDAAAREILEDAFDAEDADIEGADTEDADSLEDDPTKPLRLAVVGRPNAGKSTLINELIGEDRMLTGPEAGITRDAISVDWTAEGRAIKLWDTAGLRRRSRVTEKLEKLSVADTLRAVDFAEVVVLLIDATQPFEKQDLHIADTVVEEGRALVLAVSKWDLVEDRGAALREIDQRIDELLPQVKGVEVVPISSLTGQGLDKLVPAALRAYKRWTTRIPTSAMNRWLEMAVGRHPPPAVQGRRIRLRYMTQAKARPPTFVVFSQRAEKLPDSYTRYLVNSLRERFKLDGAPIRLIMRKGDNPYAEQRKRRGTSQKAKMKKRSSSKPAKMPRSD from the coding sequence ATGAGTTTTACACTGGCCATTGTTGGCCGACCCAATGTCGGCAAATCGACCCTGTTCAACCGTCTGGTTGGCAAACGCCTGGCCTTGGTCGATGACACGCCCGGCGTCACGCGCGACCGCCGCGAAGGCACCGCAGAACTTGGCGACATGACGTTTACTGTCATCGACACCGCCGGGTTCGAGGATGCAGGCGGCGACGTGTTGCCAGCCCGTATGCGTCGGCAGACAGAGGCTGCCATTGAAGGCGCTGACGTCTGCCTGTTCCTTGTGGACGCGCGCGCCGGATTGACGCCCCTGGACGAAGAAATCGGCCGCATTCTGCGCAAGGGTGAAACGCCGGTCATTCTGGCTGCCAACAAATGCGAAGGCAAAGCCGCCGAGGCGGGCCGAATGGAAGCCTTCCGCCTTGGCATGGGCGAACCGTTGGGCATTTCAGCGGAACACGGGGAGGGTACCTCTGACCTGTACCAGGCACTCCTTCCATTCGATGCCGCAGCCAGGGAAATCCTCGAAGACGCGTTTGATGCTGAAGATGCTGACATAGAAGGTGCGGATACAGAAGACGCTGACAGTTTAGAGGACGACCCTACTAAGCCGTTGCGCCTCGCCGTTGTTGGACGCCCCAATGCGGGCAAATCCACACTCATCAATGAGTTGATCGGCGAAGACCGCATGCTGACAGGGCCAGAGGCGGGTATCACGCGCGATGCGATCTCTGTTGACTGGACGGCCGAAGGTCGTGCCATCAAGCTGTGGGATACCGCCGGCCTTCGCCGCCGGTCCCGCGTTACTGAAAAACTCGAAAAGCTCTCGGTCGCCGATACCCTTCGTGCGGTTGATTTTGCGGAGGTCGTCGTACTTCTGATTGACGCCACGCAGCCATTCGAAAAGCAGGATCTTCACATCGCCGACACGGTGGTTGAAGAAGGCCGCGCGCTGGTATTGGCAGTGAGCAAATGGGACCTGGTTGAGGACCGTGGCGCTGCGCTGCGTGAGATCGATCAGCGGATTGATGAACTGTTGCCGCAGGTCAAAGGTGTCGAGGTCGTTCCAATTTCGTCGCTGACGGGGCAGGGGCTGGACAAATTGGTGCCTGCCGCTCTGCGCGCCTACAAGCGCTGGACAACGCGCATTCCCACGTCTGCGATGAACCGCTGGCTGGAAATGGCTGTGGGGCGGCATCCGCCACCCGCTGTCCAGGGACGCCGCATCCGACTTCGGTACATGACGCAGGCCAAAGCCCGGCCGCCAACCTTTGTGGTGTTTTCACAGCGGGCAGAAAAGCTGCCTGACAGCTATACGCGGTATCTGGTCAACAGCCTGCGCGAGCGGTTCAAGCTCGACGGTGCACCCATTCGGCTGATCATGCGTAAGGGAGACAATCCCTATGCTGAGCAGCGCAAGCGTCGTGGCACGTCGCAAAAGGCCAAGATGAAAAAGCGCTCGTCCAGCAAGCCAGCCAAAATGCCCAGGTCCGACTAG
- a CDS encoding tetratricopeptide repeat protein produces MSDIFREVEEDLRRDRAEDLWKSYGAYLIAAAVGVVAIVGGVSWWNASQQSASEDAASKFVAASQLVEEGETAAAADAFAAIAQSASGGYEAVASMRAAGLQAEAGDTEGAIATYDAISAGSADDILKGLASLKAALLMADTASPDELKIRLTPLAGDSSPWRFSALELLGYVSLRENDTTAAGEYYQQLADAAAAPPLARERARDMLRGLQLEAPIARQLPAAETPSQEQPADDVAEESEAAQ; encoded by the coding sequence TTGTCAGACATTTTCCGTGAAGTTGAAGAGGACCTGCGCCGCGACCGTGCCGAGGACCTCTGGAAGTCCTATGGCGCTTATTTGATCGCGGCCGCCGTGGGTGTCGTGGCCATCGTTGGCGGTGTCAGCTGGTGGAATGCATCCCAGCAGTCCGCATCTGAAGATGCGGCCAGCAAGTTCGTGGCCGCCAGCCAGTTGGTTGAAGAGGGCGAAACCGCCGCCGCCGCGGATGCCTTTGCCGCGATCGCGCAGTCTGCGAGTGGTGGGTATGAGGCTGTGGCCAGTATGCGAGCGGCAGGCCTACAGGCTGAGGCCGGAGACACTGAAGGTGCCATTGCCACCTATGATGCCATTTCAGCTGGCAGCGCGGACGATATTCTTAAAGGTCTGGCGTCATTGAAAGCAGCCTTGCTGATGGCAGATACGGCAAGCCCCGATGAATTGAAAATCCGGCTTACGCCGCTCGCGGGTGACAGCAGCCCCTGGCGCTTCTCTGCCCTTGAGCTGCTTGGGTATGTGTCACTGCGCGAGAACGATACGACAGCAGCTGGTGAGTATTACCAGCAGCTTGCAGATGCCGCCGCAGCGCCGCCATTGGCGCGCGAACGCGCGCGCGACATGCTGCGCGGGCTTCAGCTGGAAGCGCCAATCGCACGCCAGCTGCCTGCCGCTGAAACACCATCGCAAGAGCAGCCTGCTGACGACGTTGCAGAAGAGAGCGAAGCCGCACAATGA
- a CDS encoding tetratricopeptide repeat protein, which yields MRIRFMPVAVGLGFAFVSGVLAANAQDFEAPPVEAVVLEEPAPATEPEVAPGQAEAPEAGVTSDDPSISEQDALAETGPEAGPEAGLEPEPEKVDAIVENELCHAQFFGDGTPEQAIIHCTRALEAGDLPEGDMVTAHVNRGVAYKLTGQLDAAIEDYTKALELSPESGDIYTTRANAFLEMAQLDAAINDANKALAFNPNYAAAYFVRGRIFEALGQKGFARDDFVRAYELAPDNKDIEEKAWAYGSNQN from the coding sequence GTGCGTATCAGGTTCATGCCGGTTGCAGTTGGTCTGGGTTTTGCCTTTGTTTCAGGCGTTCTCGCCGCCAATGCACAGGATTTCGAGGCACCGCCCGTAGAGGCAGTTGTCCTCGAAGAACCAGCGCCGGCAACAGAGCCGGAAGTGGCGCCAGGGCAGGCTGAGGCGCCGGAAGCAGGTGTGACCTCAGACGACCCCTCAATATCTGAACAGGACGCATTAGCCGAGACAGGACCCGAGGCAGGACCCGAGGCAGGACTCGAGCCAGAACCCGAGAAAGTCGATGCGATTGTTGAAAATGAACTGTGCCACGCGCAGTTCTTCGGCGACGGCACGCCGGAGCAGGCCATCATCCATTGCACCCGTGCCCTTGAAGCCGGCGACCTGCCCGAAGGCGACATGGTGACAGCCCACGTCAATCGTGGCGTGGCATACAAGTTGACGGGGCAGCTGGACGCAGCCATCGAAGACTACACCAAGGCGCTGGAGCTATCGCCTGAGAGCGGCGACATCTACACCACCCGTGCCAATGCATTTCTTGAGATGGCACAGTTGGATGCTGCAATAAACGACGCCAACAAAGCTCTGGCTTTCAACCCCAACTACGCCGCAGCCTATTTCGTCCGTGGACGGATTTTCGAAGCGCTGGGTCAGAAGGGTTTCGCAAGAGACGATTTTGTTCGTGCCTACGAACTTGCACCGGACAACAAGGACATCGAAGAAAAAGCCTGGGCCTACGGCAGCAACCAGAACTGA
- a CDS encoding PQQ-like beta-propeller repeat protein produces MTSQFHIFSRTTSRVAALSALAFTLVACDTVNDLISPSDDPPLPGERISVMSLEQQLEADPRIAGLQVVLPAPYVNTDWAQPGGFPDNVLHHLDAPEAISEIWDADAGQGSSSSGRLTAPPIIADGRAYVLDTEGGVRAFEADTGTRIWAVDLTPEDADSEEGFGGGIAYDDGAIYVATGFGTVVAMDAATGEEFWTYEGRTPFRAAPSAVGGRVFVISFDNQTSALAQATGEVLWTHQGIQETAGILGSPSPAVSGGTLVVPYSSGEVFALRVENGQEVWNDTLTRTLSNTALANISDIAGRPVIDRDRVFAVSHAGRMVAIDIRTGERVWTRSLSGVQTPWVAGDFIFLVTTSAEVIALSRRDGRIRWVTQLPRFTDPEDRDGPISWAGPVLAGDRLLLASSTGEAFAVSPYNGDVLGEVEIPRGTFISPIVANKTVYILTDAAELLAFR; encoded by the coding sequence ATGACATCTCAGTTTCATATCTTTTCCCGCACCACGTCGCGGGTGGCAGCCCTGAGCGCGCTGGCTTTCACGCTGGTCGCGTGCGACACGGTCAATGACCTGATCAGCCCGTCTGATGATCCGCCCCTTCCAGGAGAGCGCATCTCCGTCATGTCGCTGGAGCAGCAGCTCGAAGCTGATCCACGCATCGCCGGTCTGCAGGTTGTGCTGCCTGCCCCATACGTAAATACAGATTGGGCACAGCCGGGTGGATTTCCCGACAACGTGCTGCATCATCTCGATGCGCCCGAAGCAATATCAGAAATCTGGGACGCAGATGCCGGACAGGGGTCAAGCAGCAGTGGCCGTCTTACAGCGCCACCTATAATCGCTGACGGTCGCGCCTATGTACTGGACACCGAAGGCGGTGTGCGTGCGTTTGAGGCGGATACGGGAACACGCATCTGGGCTGTCGATCTGACGCCCGAGGACGCGGACTCAGAGGAAGGCTTTGGCGGCGGCATCGCCTATGACGATGGCGCGATTTATGTCGCCACCGGGTTCGGCACGGTGGTTGCGATGGACGCCGCGACCGGTGAAGAATTCTGGACCTATGAAGGCCGCACGCCGTTTCGCGCAGCGCCCTCAGCGGTCGGCGGGCGTGTCTTTGTCATCTCGTTTGACAATCAGACCTCCGCATTGGCTCAGGCCACAGGCGAAGTGCTGTGGACGCACCAGGGCATTCAGGAAACGGCGGGCATTCTTGGGTCACCAAGCCCTGCCGTATCGGGCGGCACGCTGGTGGTGCCGTACTCTTCTGGCGAAGTGTTCGCATTGCGCGTTGAAAATGGTCAGGAGGTCTGGAACGACACTCTGACACGCACACTGTCAAACACGGCATTGGCCAACATCAGCGATATTGCAGGTCGTCCGGTGATCGACCGCGACCGTGTGTTTGCGGTGAGCCACGCAGGCCGCATGGTCGCGATTGATATCCGTACCGGTGAGCGCGTGTGGACGCGTTCCCTATCCGGCGTTCAGACACCATGGGTGGCAGGTGATTTCATTTTCCTCGTGACAACCAGCGCTGAAGTGATCGCGCTTTCCCGGCGTGATGGTCGTATCCGGTGGGTAACCCAGCTGCCGCGCTTTACAGATCCAGAAGACCGCGATGGCCCCATATCATGGGCCGGACCAGTCTTGGCAGGCGACCGCCTGCTCCTAGCCTCTTCAACCGGTGAGGCATTTGCCGTCTCGCCCTACAATGGTGACGTGCTGGGAGAAGTTGAAATCCCCCGTGGCACTTTCATTTCCCCAATCGTGGCGAACAAGACGGTCTACATACTGACCGATGCCGCCGAGCTTCTGGCGTTCCGCTAG
- a CDS encoding glycerophosphoryl diester phosphodiesterase membrane domain-containing protein, producing MQKLPLRATWLAALKMPWQHRGTFFKIMWPWLLAAGVVYVVAVVISFAAMAGATPPTGVFVVSMIAGVIAMVLASPAIVGALRYVIADEAQRHGFGERTKRFLLAYLVMLAVYLPVMGLYMFSGPQIAPDGTFGFARPGLAIAVIVITLIILPIVMRLGFVFPAIVDDEPIDFARAWGRTKGNTWRILFGYLILSMGITFVGSFLVGFLGAFLTVFSGPLAPVVAIFSMLLNVLLMIYLLVCILSWFGLAYLALASNRPEPQAAVSDTGNGSSGSGSTGNGG from the coding sequence ATGCAAAAACTTCCACTGCGCGCCACGTGGCTGGCTGCCCTCAAGATGCCCTGGCAACACCGGGGCACGTTTTTCAAGATCATGTGGCCATGGCTGCTCGCCGCCGGCGTGGTCTATGTTGTGGCAGTTGTGATCAGCTTTGCTGCAATGGCCGGCGCGACGCCGCCGACAGGGGTTTTCGTGGTCTCGATGATTGCCGGCGTGATTGCAATGGTGCTTGCAAGCCCGGCCATCGTTGGCGCTCTGCGCTACGTCATTGCGGACGAAGCGCAAAGGCATGGGTTCGGTGAAAGGACGAAAAGGTTTCTGCTGGCCTATCTGGTTATGCTGGCGGTTTATCTGCCCGTGATGGGTCTTTACATGTTCTCAGGTCCGCAGATTGCGCCTGACGGCACATTCGGTTTTGCACGGCCTGGCCTGGCAATAGCCGTTATTGTCATCACACTGATCATTCTGCCGATTGTGATGCGGCTGGGATTTGTGTTCCCGGCAATCGTGGACGACGAGCCCATCGACTTTGCACGGGCATGGGGGCGAACCAAGGGAAACACCTGGCGCATTCTCTTCGGCTACCTGATCCTGAGTATGGGCATCACCTTTGTCGGCTCTTTTCTTGTCGGATTTTTAGGGGCATTCCTGACCGTCTTTTCCGGGCCATTGGCGCCCGTAGTCGCGATTTTTTCCATGCTGTTGAATGTCCTGCTCATGATTTACCTGCTGGTCTGCATCCTGTCCTGGTTTGGCCTTGCCTATCTTGCTCTGGCATCCAACCGTCCTGAGCCCCAAGCCGCGGTTTCTGACACTGGCAACGGCTCGTCGGGAAGCGGCTCAACAGGCAATGGCGGATGA
- the guaA gene encoding glutamine-hydrolyzing GMP synthase — translation MTHSPDLDIPAGADDRVLIIDFGSQVTQLIARRVRETGVYSEIVPYNKADEAIDRLAPKAIILSGGPASVTGMGTPRAPERVFDLGIPVLGICYGQQTMVAQLGGRVETADEREFGRAEMTAGEQSALFDGIWETGESDQVWMSHGDRVIEIPEGFKVIGTSDNAPFAAIADERRHFYGVQFHPEVVHTLRGAKLLENFTHKIAGCGGNWSMAAFRETEIKRVREQVGKGRVICGLSGGVDSSVVAVLLHEAIGEQLTCVFVDTGMMRMGEAEEVVTLFRDHYNIKLVHVDAQKLFLDKLEGVTDPERKRKIIGATFIDVFDDEAKKVGGADFLAQGTLYPDVIESVSFAGGPSVTIKSHHNVGGLPERMNMKLVEPLRELFKDEVRVLGRDLGLPEPFVGRHPFPGPGLAIRIPGEITGDRLDILRKADKIYLEEIRNAGLYDDIWQAFAVLLPVKTVGVMGDERSYEFVCALRAVTSTDGMTADYYDFSHEFLGRTATRIINEVRGINRVVYDITSKPPGTIEWE, via the coding sequence ATGACGCACTCACCCGACTTGGACATCCCCGCAGGCGCCGATGACCGCGTGCTGATCATCGACTTTGGCAGTCAGGTCACACAGCTGATCGCACGGCGTGTGCGTGAGACAGGCGTCTACTCGGAGATTGTGCCCTACAACAAGGCGGACGAGGCCATCGACCGGCTGGCGCCCAAGGCGATCATCCTGTCGGGTGGTCCAGCCAGCGTCACCGGCATGGGCACGCCGCGGGCACCCGAACGCGTCTTTGACCTGGGCATTCCGGTTCTTGGCATTTGCTACGGACAGCAGACCATGGTGGCGCAGCTTGGCGGCCGCGTTGAGACAGCCGACGAGCGCGAGTTTGGCCGTGCTGAAATGACAGCCGGCGAACAATCAGCGTTGTTTGACGGTATCTGGGAAACCGGCGAAAGCGATCAGGTGTGGATGAGCCATGGCGACCGCGTGATTGAAATTCCTGAAGGCTTCAAGGTCATTGGAACAAGCGACAACGCGCCTTTTGCTGCGATTGCTGACGAACGCCGCCACTTCTACGGCGTCCAGTTCCACCCCGAGGTCGTGCACACGCTGCGCGGGGCGAAGCTGCTTGAAAACTTTACCCACAAGATCGCCGGCTGCGGCGGCAACTGGTCCATGGCCGCCTTCCGCGAAACGGAAATCAAGCGCGTGCGCGAGCAGGTAGGCAAGGGCAGGGTGATCTGCGGCCTGTCGGGCGGCGTCGATTCATCCGTGGTCGCCGTATTGCTGCACGAAGCCATCGGCGAACAACTCACCTGTGTGTTTGTTGACACGGGCATGATGCGCATGGGCGAAGCTGAAGAAGTCGTGACGCTCTTCCGCGATCACTACAACATCAAGCTCGTGCATGTGGATGCGCAAAAGCTCTTCCTCGACAAGCTCGAAGGCGTCACGGACCCAGAGCGCAAGCGCAAGATCATTGGCGCCACCTTCATTGACGTGTTTGACGACGAAGCCAAGAAAGTCGGCGGGGCTGATTTCCTCGCGCAAGGCACGCTCTACCCGGATGTGATCGAAAGCGTGTCTTTCGCAGGCGGGCCGTCTGTCACCATCAAGTCACACCACAATGTGGGTGGCCTGCCCGAGCGCATGAACATGAAGCTTGTCGAACCGCTTCGTGAGCTCTTCAAGGATGAGGTGCGCGTGCTGGGCCGAGATCTTGGTCTGCCTGAGCCTTTCGTGGGGCGTCATCCGTTCCCCGGGCCAGGCCTTGCTATCCGCATTCCAGGTGAAATTACGGGCGATCGTCTCGACATCCTGCGCAAGGCGGACAAGATCTACCTCGAAGAAATCCGCAATGCGGGCCTCTATGACGATATCTGGCAGGCCTTCGCGGTGCTGCTCCCGGTCAAGACCGTGGGTGTCATGGGCGATGAACGCTCTTACGAGTTTGTGTGCGCCCTGCGTGCCGTGACCTCAACAGATGGCATGACCGCTGATTACTATGACTTTAGTCATGAGTTCCTCGGACGTACCGCAACGCGCATCATCAACGAGGTTCGCGGGATCAACCGCGTGGTGTACGATATTACCTCAAAGCCTCCGGGCACGATTGAGTGGGAGTAA